A window from Seriola aureovittata isolate HTS-2021-v1 ecotype China chromosome 14, ASM2101889v1, whole genome shotgun sequence encodes these proteins:
- the exo1 gene encoding exonuclease 1 — protein MGISGLLQFIKDAGEPISVKKYRGQTVAVDTYCWLHKGAFSCAEKLAKGEPTDQYVWYCMKFVDMLLTFGVKPVLVFDGRNLPSKQEVEKARRERRESNLQKGRQLLREGKLSEARDCFTRSVNITPAMAHNLIKTARARGVDCVVAPYEADAQLAYLTKSGFAQAVITEDSDLLAFGCKKVILKMDKQGNGLEIDQSNLGRCRALGNVFTEEKFRYMCILSGCDYLASLHGIGLGKACKLLRLAKDPDIFKVIRKMGQYLKISLVVPEQYIEGFIRANNTFLYQLVFDPARRKVVPLNPYPEHVDPATLSYAGINVGDDKGLQMALGNLDINTMERIDDFSPDKPIPQLSKTRSQRWNDSPAPNGPSIWSRGFKPASAAPPCSTASPDRPPSTRGKVRVISPEDLRLPCRELQVKRPRDSNISDQDMLQQYSSSSQKRSRSDQQPDKTTLTCPSRPRNRFATLLQRRNQEAEGDGQATRSRFFSSSSTVSVCPKDSAQEDSHHSVEPTAVSPTKSQSSPNTQTDDSDGPSVPSVDPPIPSPSPRTPSPSSASQGLRLFHWSGSSSYSEQSKTPQSNSSLAALQHFEYKKESFSSSAKTHSPSGEESSSCPSSTDRDPEEKYNLPDSPPSQDSAYGSQSQPYLASCHKEQVPTESFHSSHQEDAVSEMNSPSDSEPEQSPTHPDKKPSTLRANVSGLSKLKSISPGQAAKVQMLGPARASGLRKKSLGPRKKISSANNENNPGVQTTISSLWKNFSFRKDSRKMTSCKEGKTKPMSPVKENLLTSSAQTDSHLITSF, from the exons ATGGGAATCTCTGGACTGCTACAGTTCATCAAAGATGCAGGAGAGCCCATCAGTGTGAAGAAATACAGAGGCCAGACAGTGGCTGTGGACACCTACTGCTGGCTGCATAAAGGAGCATTTTCATGTGCTGAGAAGCTTGCGAAAGGAGAACCAACTGATCA GTATGTGTGGTACTGCATGAAATTTGTGGACATGCTGTTGACCTTCGGTGTCAAACCAGTGCTGGTGTTTGATGGACGCAATCTGCCATCCAAACAGGAGGTGGAGAAGGCTCGCAGAGA GCGCAGAGAATCGAACCTTCAAAAAGGCCGACAGCTGCTACGTGAAGGAAAGTTGTCTGAGGCCAGAGACTGTTTCACCCGCTCTGTTAACATCACTCCAGCCATGGCTCATAATCTTATTAAG ACTGCAAGGGCGAGAGGCGTGGACTGTGTGGTGGCTCCATATGAAGCTGATGCTCAGTTAGCTTACCTCACTAAATCTGGTTTTGCCCAGGCTGTCATCACAGAAGACTCTGACCTGCTGGCATTTGGCTGCAAAAAG GTGATCCTCAAAATGGACAAGCAGGGCAATGGCCTGGAGATAGACCAAAGTAACCTGGGCCGCTGTCGCGCCCTGGGCAACGTTTTCACAGAGGAAAAGTTTCGGTATATGTGCATCCTTTCTGGCTGCGACTATCTGGCCTCTCTGCACGGCATCGGCCTGGGCAAAGCCTGCAAGCTGCTTCGGCTAGCCAAAGACCCTGATATCTTCAAG GTGATCAGAAAGATGGGCCAGTACCTGAAGATAAGTCTGGTGGTTCCTGAACAGTACATCGAGGGATTCATCAGAGCCAATAACACCTTCCTCTACCAGCTGGTCTTCGATCCTGCCAGGAGGAAGGTTGTACCCCTCAACCCATACCCAGAGCATGTTGACCCAGCCACCCTCAGCTACGCTGGAAT TAATGTAGGAGATGACAAAGGCCTGCAGATGGCTTTAGGAAACCTTGACATCAACACAATGGAGAGGATAGACGACTTCAGCCCAGACAAACCCATTCCACAG CTATCTAAAACTCGCAGTCAACGCTGGAACGACTCACCAGCACCCAATGGGCCGAGTATCTGGAGCAGAGGCTTCAAGCCAGCCTCTGCTGCCCCACCATGCTCAACTGCTTCTCCAGACAGGCCTCCCTCCACCAGAGGGAAGGTGAGAGTCATCAGCCCAGAGGACCTGAGGCTGccctgcagagagctgcaggtgaagaGACCCAGGG ACTCCAATATCTCAGACCAGGACATGCTGCAGCAGTACTCCTCCTCCAGTCAGAAACGATCTCGGTCAGACCAGCAGCCTGACAAGACCACCTTAACCTGTCCCTCCCGGCCACGCAACCGTTTCGCTAccctgctgcagaggaggaacCAGGAGGCTGAGGGGGATGGCCAGGCCACACGCAGCAG ATTCTTCAGTTCCAGTTCAACAGTCAGTGTGTGCCCTAAGGATTCTGCTCAGGAGGATTCACATCACAGTGTGGAGCCCACAGCTGTCAGCCCCACGAAGTCCCAGTCCTCTCCCAACACCCAGACTGATGACAGTGATGGTCCCAGTGTTCCATCTGTGGACCCCCCCATCCCATCTCCATCACCTAGAACTCCGTCCCCCAGTTCAGCCAGTCAAGGCCTCAGGCTGTTTCACTGGTCCGGTAGCTCCTCTTACAGTGAACAATCAAAAACACCTCAGTCCAATTCAAGCCTCGCTGCCCTGCAGCACTTTGAGTATAAGAAGGAgagtttttcctcttctgcaAAGACCCACAGTCCCTCTGGAGAGGAATCGTCCTCATGTCCATCCTCCACTGACAGAGACCCAGAGGAGAAGTACAACCTCCCAGACTCCCCTCCGTCCCAGGATAGTGCCTATGGCTCCCAGTCCCAGCCATACCTTGCATCCTGCCACAAAGAGCAAGTTCCCACCGAAAGTTTCCACTCCTCCCACCAGGAGGATGCAGTATCT GAAATGAATTCACCCAGCGATTCAGAGCCAGAGCAGAGTCCCACACACCCAGATAAGAAACCCAGCACTCTGAGAGCAAAT GTCTCAGGTCTGTCAAAGCTGAAGTCCATTAGCCCGGGTCAAGCAGCAAAGGTGCAGATGTTGGGCCCGGCCCGGGCCAGTGGACTGAGGAAGAAGTCTCTGGGCCCTCGGAAGAAGATCTCCTCTGCCAATAATGAGAACAACCCTGGTGTCCAGACCACCATCAGCAGCCTCTGGAAGAACTTCAGCTTCAGAAA agacAGTCGGAAGATGACTTCCTGTAAGGAGGGAAAGACGAAGCCCATGTCTCCAGTCAAAGAAAACCTGCTGACCAGCTCAGCTCAGACAGACTCTCACCTAATCACCAGCTTCTGA
- the yipf4 gene encoding protein YIPF4: MQFSPNNGDFTFVSSTEAEELSGTISSPDIKLNMGSDSGKDPYATTFLRQRGYGWLLEVEEEDSEDSKPLLEELDIDLKDIYYKIRCVLMPMPSLGYNRQVVRDNPDFWGPLAVVLLFSMISIYGQFRVVSWIVTIWIFGSLTIFLLARVLGGEVSYGQVLGVIGYSLLPLIVIAPLLLVIGGFEVVSTLIKLFGVFWAAYSAASLLVGDEFKTKKPLLIYPIFLLYIYFLSLYTGV; this comes from the exons ATGCAGTTCTCTCCCAACAACGGAGATTTCACGTTCGTCTCTTCGACTGAGGCTGAAG AGCTAAGTGGCACCATCAGTTCCCCAGACATTAAACTAAACATGGGCAGTGACAGTGGTAAAGACCCATATGCCACCACCTTTCTGAGGCAACGAGGCTACGGCTGGCtactggaggtggaggaggaggacagtgaaGACAGCAAACCTCTTTT GGAGGAGCTGGACATTGACCTGAAGGACATCTATTACAAGATTCGTTGTGTACTGATGCCAATGCCATCACTGGGTTACAACCGGCAGGTGGTCAGAGACAACCCGGATTTCTGGGGCCCTCTAGCTGTGGTGCTGCTCTTCTCCATGATCTCCATCTATGGACAGTTCAGG GTCGTGTCTTGGATTGTCACCATCTGGATATTTGGGTCACTAACGATTTTCCTTCTGGCCCGTGTTCTTGGTGGTGAA GTTTCCTACGGCCAGGTTCTTGGAGTGATTGGATAttcccttcttcctctcatcGTCATAGCCCCCCTGCTCTTAGTGATTGGGGGGTTCGAGGTTGTCTCTACACTAATCAAA CTGTTCGGAGTGTTCTGGGCTGCGTACAGTGCTGCTTCACTGCTCGTCGGAGATGAATTTAAAACGAAGAAGCCCCTTCTCATATACCCCATCTTCCTTTTGTATATCTACTTCCTATCACTATATACTG